Proteins from a genomic interval of Streptomyces sp. Tu6071:
- a CDS encoding response regulator produces MPIAPPEPLRLVVADDNPVVRAGLRALLEGRADAVVVAEAADGRQALAATERHRPDGVLLDLRMPVVDGLTVLPRLARLAPVLVITYGRDAELHARARRLGAAGCLVHGDFTVPQLVGAVRHLRAGAPALPPPSQKQSPVRPSWGGPLSAREEEVMNLIAAGLNNRQIAAACFITEKTVKNHINRIFAKLQTTTRSEAIARWLGTAHPALGGPHA; encoded by the coding sequence ATGCCCATCGCTCCGCCTGAACCGCTGCGGCTCGTCGTGGCCGACGACAACCCGGTCGTACGGGCCGGACTCCGCGCCCTCCTCGAAGGCCGCGCCGACGCGGTCGTCGTGGCCGAGGCGGCGGACGGCCGCCAGGCGCTGGCCGCGACCGAACGCCACCGGCCCGACGGGGTCCTCCTCGACCTGCGGATGCCGGTCGTGGACGGACTGACCGTCCTGCCCCGCCTCGCCCGGCTGGCACCCGTCCTGGTCATCACCTACGGGCGCGACGCGGAACTCCACGCGCGGGCCCGGCGGCTGGGGGCGGCCGGGTGCCTGGTGCACGGGGACTTCACGGTGCCCCAACTCGTGGGGGCGGTGCGACACTTACGGGCGGGAGCCCCCGCCCTCCCACCCCCTTCGCAAAAGCAATCACCTGTGCGACCCTCGTGGGGCGGGCCGCTGAGCGCACGGGAGGAAGAGGTCATGAACCTCATCGCGGCGGGCTTGAACAACCGGCAGATCGCGGCGGCGTGCTTCATCACCGAGAAGACGGTGAAGAACCACATCAACCGCATCTTCGCCAAGCTCCAGACCACCACCCGCAGCGAGGCCATAGCCCGCTGGCTCGGCACGGCCCACCCCGCCCTGGGAGGCCCCCATGCCTGA
- a CDS encoding DUF192 domain-containing protein has product MTSTESASGGHPGEPLAPGPVLRVLAPDGSPGSEVPLEVARTARERGRGLLGRDAVRGALLLSPASAVHTLGMRFAIDVAFLDREWRVRSVRTMRPGRLGLPRPWARHVLEAAAGAMAGWGLAPGTRVAVEDTGHDATA; this is encoded by the coding sequence ATGACGAGTACGGAGTCCGCCTCCGGCGGCCACCCGGGCGAGCCCCTCGCGCCGGGACCGGTACTGCGGGTCCTCGCCCCGGACGGCTCGCCGGGCTCCGAGGTCCCGCTGGAGGTCGCGCGGACGGCGCGGGAGCGGGGGCGCGGACTGCTGGGGAGGGACGCGGTACGGGGGGCGCTGCTGCTGAGCCCGGCGAGCGCGGTGCACACCCTCGGGATGCGCTTCGCGATCGACGTGGCGTTCCTCGACCGCGAGTGGCGCGTGCGGTCCGTACGGACGATGCGCCCCGGGCGCCTCGGCCTGCCCCGCCCGTGGGCGCGGCACGTCCTGGAGGCGGCGGCGGGCGCGATGGCCGGCTGGGGCCTGGCCCCGGGGACCCGTGTCGCCGTCGAGGACACCGGGCACGACGCGACCGCCTGA
- a CDS encoding DUF5936 domain-containing protein, with translation MSTGTLGVLLALLMAAGVGGVLLGLRMYRSETKLPDDLALALEVGSTRVKAADSAVDRLGLRFAPYVLKLMGPRRVEAKRRRIDMAGNPGGLTLDRYAARRAVYGIFGLLMAAIFASYGSPLFAFLALGFGLVAADATIWQAVRERRDVIDRTLPDFLDVLAVVVSAGLGFRQALERVAEKYEGPWADELRITLRQMDMGVSRRQAFDELRRRNNSEQVAQFVSALQQGEELGSPIAETLIQIANDMRRTDAQQARRRAAKTIPKATMVTLVFMLPATMILIATGMFLGSGSDLGSILGG, from the coding sequence ATGAGCACCGGAACCCTCGGCGTCCTCCTCGCCCTCCTCATGGCCGCCGGTGTCGGCGGCGTCCTCCTCGGCCTGCGCATGTACCGGAGCGAGACCAAGCTCCCCGACGACCTCGCGCTCGCCCTGGAGGTCGGCTCGACCCGCGTCAAGGCGGCCGACTCCGCCGTCGACCGCCTCGGCCTCCGCTTCGCCCCGTACGTCCTCAAGCTCATGGGCCCGCGCCGCGTCGAGGCCAAGCGCCGCCGCATCGACATGGCGGGCAACCCCGGCGGCCTCACCCTCGACCGCTACGCCGCCCGCCGCGCCGTCTACGGCATCTTCGGTCTCCTCATGGCCGCGATCTTCGCGAGCTACGGCTCCCCGCTCTTCGCCTTCCTCGCCCTCGGCTTCGGCCTCGTCGCCGCCGACGCCACCATCTGGCAGGCCGTGCGCGAGCGCCGCGACGTCATCGACCGCACCCTCCCGGACTTCCTCGACGTCCTCGCCGTCGTCGTCAGCGCGGGCCTCGGCTTCCGGCAGGCGCTCGAACGCGTCGCCGAGAAGTACGAGGGCCCCTGGGCCGACGAACTCCGCATCACCCTGCGGCAGATGGACATGGGCGTGAGCCGCCGCCAGGCGTTCGACGAACTGCGCCGCCGCAACAACTCAGAACAGGTCGCCCAGTTCGTCTCCGCCCTCCAGCAGGGCGAGGAACTCGGCTCCCCGATCGCCGAGACCCTCATCCAGATCGCCAACGACATGCGCCGCACCGACGCCCAGCAGGCCCGCCGCCGCGCCGCGAAGACCATCCCCAAGGCCACCATGGTCACCCTCGTCTTCATGCTCCCCGCCACGATGATCCTCATCGCGACGGGCATGTTCCTCGGCTCCGGGTCCGACCTCGGATCGATCCTGGGCGGGTGA
- a CDS encoding CpaF family protein encodes MSLRSRISAPEDEGVLEDGRLVAGYRAKLLEEIDLAEMSALSASERRTRLERVLGHLISREGPVLSTSERSRLIRRVVDEALGLGILEPLLEDASITEIMVNGPDAIFVERAGRVERLPLRFASHDQLMQTIERIVSTVNRRVDESNPMVDARLPSGERVNVIIPPLALTGATLTIRRFPRVYTLPELIGLGSLDEQMLLLLAAFVRARLNIIVAGGTGTGKTTLLNALSGIVPAHERIITIEDSAELQLQQAHVIRLESRPPNVEGKGRITIRDLVRNSLRMRPDRIIVGEVRGGETLDMLQAMSTGHDGSLATVHANSAEDALMRLQTLGSMSEVRIPFEALRDQINSAVDVVVQLGRQADGSRKITEIALLTSRGHDPFRITTVTRFETAPLTADRVVRGAYRHLPLPRSAAEKLHLAGEVLPAAYGVAPDDALDRHTREARG; translated from the coding sequence GTGAGCCTGCGCTCCCGCATCTCCGCGCCCGAGGACGAGGGCGTACTCGAAGACGGCCGCCTCGTGGCCGGATACCGCGCCAAGCTCCTGGAGGAGATCGACCTCGCCGAGATGTCCGCGCTCTCCGCGAGCGAGCGCCGCACCCGCCTCGAACGCGTGCTCGGCCACCTCATCAGCCGCGAGGGCCCGGTCCTCTCCACGTCCGAACGCAGCCGCCTCATCCGGCGCGTCGTCGACGAGGCGCTCGGCCTCGGCATCCTCGAACCGCTCCTCGAAGACGCCTCGATCACCGAGATCATGGTCAACGGGCCCGACGCGATCTTCGTCGAACGCGCGGGCCGCGTGGAGCGCCTCCCGCTCCGCTTCGCCTCGCACGACCAGCTCATGCAGACCATCGAGCGCATCGTCTCGACGGTCAACCGCCGCGTGGACGAGTCGAATCCGATGGTCGACGCGCGCCTCCCGAGCGGCGAACGCGTCAACGTCATCATCCCGCCGCTCGCGCTCACGGGCGCGACCCTCACCATCCGCCGCTTCCCGCGCGTCTACACGCTCCCCGAACTGATCGGCCTCGGCTCGCTCGACGAGCAAATGCTGCTGCTCCTCGCCGCGTTCGTCCGCGCCCGGCTCAACATCATCGTCGCGGGCGGTACGGGCACGGGCAAGACGACGCTCCTCAACGCGCTCTCCGGCATCGTTCCGGCCCACGAGCGCATCATCACCATCGAGGACTCCGCCGAACTCCAGCTCCAGCAGGCCCACGTCATCCGCCTGGAGTCACGGCCGCCCAACGTCGAGGGCAAGGGCCGCATCACCATCCGCGACCTCGTGCGCAACTCGCTCCGGATGCGCCCCGACCGCATCATCGTCGGCGAAGTGCGCGGTGGCGAGACCCTCGACATGCTCCAGGCCATGTCCACCGGTCACGACGGCTCCCTCGCCACCGTGCACGCCAATTCCGCCGAGGACGCGCTGATGCGCCTGCAGACCCTCGGCTCGATGTCCGAGGTCCGCATCCCCTTCGAGGCGTTGCGCGACCAGATCAACTCCGCCGTGGACGTCGTCGTGCAACTGGGCCGCCAGGCCGACGGCTCCCGGAAGATCACCGAGATCGCGCTCCTCACCTCGCGCGGCCACGACCCCTTCCGCATCACCACCGTCACCCGCTTCGAGACGGCCCCGCTCACGGCCGATCGCGTCGTGCGCGGCGCCTACCGGCACCTCCCGCTGCCCCGCTCGGCCGCCGAGAAGCTGCACCTCGCCGGAGAGGTGCTCCCCGCGGCCTACGGGGTCGCCCCCGACGACGCACTCGACCGGCACACGAGGGAGGCGCGCGGATGA
- a CDS encoding methyltransferase domain-containing protein, with product MDSTAHDFDALVRDGATSPVEGWDFSWFEGRATEERPPWGYARLLGERMGRARVSLDIDTGGGEVLASAPAVPPCAAATESWPANAAKATALLAPRGIVVVATRAGEPLPFPDGVFDLVSARHPVRTDWAEVARVLAPGGTYFSQEVGPWSGAEVSEWFLGPQPEETWTGRDPEKARTAAEAAGLEVVDLRAVRLRMEFHDIGAVVHYLRKVVWMVPGFTVERYEDRLRELHELIEAEGGFLAHSSRFLIEARKPV from the coding sequence ATGGACTCCACCGCACACGACTTCGACGCCCTCGTCCGTGACGGCGCCACCTCTCCCGTCGAAGGCTGGGACTTCTCGTGGTTCGAGGGCCGGGCCACCGAGGAACGGCCGCCCTGGGGGTACGCGCGGCTGCTCGGCGAACGGATGGGGCGGGCGCGGGTGAGCCTCGACATCGACACAGGCGGCGGCGAGGTCCTGGCAAGCGCGCCCGCCGTACCGCCGTGCGCCGCCGCCACCGAGTCCTGGCCCGCGAACGCCGCGAAGGCCACCGCGCTGCTCGCCCCGCGCGGCATCGTCGTTGTGGCGACGCGCGCGGGCGAGCCGCTGCCCTTCCCGGACGGCGTCTTCGACCTCGTGAGCGCGCGGCACCCGGTCCGTACGGACTGGGCGGAGGTCGCGCGCGTGCTCGCTCCCGGGGGCACGTACTTCTCGCAGGAGGTCGGCCCGTGGAGCGGCGCCGAGGTCAGCGAGTGGTTCCTCGGGCCGCAGCCGGAGGAGACGTGGACCGGACGCGACCCCGAGAAGGCGCGCACGGCCGCCGAGGCGGCGGGCCTGGAGGTCGTGGACCTGCGCGCGGTACGGCTGCGGATGGAGTTCCACGACATCGGCGCGGTCGTCCACTACCTGCGCAAGGTCGTGTGGATGGTCCCCGGCTTCACCGTCGAGCGGTACGAGGACCGCCTGCGCGAGCTGCACGAGCTGATCGAGGCCGAGGGCGGCTTCCTCGCCCACAGCAGCCGCTTCCTCATCGAGGCCCGCAAACCGGTCTGA
- a CDS encoding pilus assembly protein TadG-related protein produces the protein MLPLFVWATAAILFAAFAFFAFAQAALGRNGAQSAADAAAIAAAQEERDQLTDGFVAALEQDGDWGRWLDGLGSDPVDLSPAAARLASSNDATVESLQRVDTAVGPGVRVRVVRNTGLGPNVVVGIQGKRAHAEATAAVKPLCAIGEGKPEEGQVSFVCAKGERYSFDPEELDDARLPSSSELFSVQLTD, from the coding sequence GTGCTGCCGCTGTTCGTGTGGGCGACAGCGGCGATCCTCTTCGCGGCATTCGCGTTCTTCGCCTTCGCCCAAGCGGCGTTGGGGAGGAACGGCGCTCAGTCGGCTGCTGACGCGGCTGCGATTGCCGCGGCTCAGGAGGAAAGGGATCAGCTCACCGACGGGTTCGTCGCCGCTCTGGAGCAGGACGGGGACTGGGGCAGGTGGCTGGACGGGCTCGGCAGCGACCCCGTGGACCTCTCCCCGGCGGCAGCACGTCTGGCGTCGTCGAATGACGCGACCGTGGAAAGCCTGCAGCGTGTCGACACGGCAGTGGGGCCGGGTGTCCGTGTGCGAGTGGTACGGAACACCGGTCTCGGGCCGAACGTGGTGGTGGGCATTCAGGGGAAGCGCGCACACGCGGAGGCGACAGCCGCGGTGAAGCCCCTCTGCGCGATCGGCGAGGGCAAGCCGGAGGAGGGCCAGGTCTCCTTCGTCTGCGCGAAAGGCGAGCGTTATTCCTTTGATCCGGAAGAGCTGGACGACGCGCGACTTCCCAGCTCTTCGGAACTTTTCTCGGTGCAACTGACGGACTGA
- a CDS encoding isoprenyl transferase, with protein MNMRDLVYRLYARRVRGRLDHAQVPKHIGLILDGNRRWARASGGTTAQGHRAGAEKIEEFLGWCAETDVEVVTLWMLSTDNFDRPESELVPLLGIIEDSVRALAADGRWRVHHVGALDILPDNTRTTLKEAEAVTSGNTGILVNVAVGYGGRQEIADAVRSLLHDAARKGTSFEELAEAVDIDLISEHLYTRGQPDPDLVIRTSGEQRLSGFMLWQSAHSEYYFCEVFWPAFRKVDFLRAMRDYAARHRRYGG; from the coding sequence GTGAACATGCGCGACCTCGTGTACCGACTCTACGCACGGCGGGTGCGAGGGCGCCTCGACCACGCGCAGGTCCCCAAGCACATCGGCCTCATCCTCGACGGCAATCGCCGCTGGGCCCGCGCCTCCGGCGGCACCACGGCGCAGGGCCACCGCGCGGGCGCCGAGAAGATCGAGGAGTTCCTCGGCTGGTGCGCCGAGACGGACGTCGAGGTCGTGACGCTGTGGATGCTCTCCACGGACAACTTCGACCGCCCCGAGTCCGAACTCGTCCCCCTCCTCGGCATCATCGAGGACTCCGTCCGGGCCCTCGCCGCCGACGGCCGCTGGCGCGTCCACCACGTCGGCGCCCTCGACATCCTGCCCGACAACACGCGCACCACTCTCAAAGAGGCGGAAGCCGTGACCTCGGGCAACACCGGGATACTGGTCAATGTCGCGGTCGGCTACGGCGGTCGCCAGGAGATCGCCGACGCCGTCCGCTCCCTCCTCCACGACGCCGCCCGCAAGGGCACGAGCTTCGAGGAACTCGCCGAGGCCGTCGACATCGACCTCATCTCCGAGCACCTCTACACCCGCGGTCAGCCCGACCCCGACCTCGTCATCCGCACGAGCGGCGAGCAGCGCCTCTCCGGCTTCATGCTCTGGCAGAGTGCCCACTCGGAGTACTACTTCTGCGAAGTCTTCTGGCCTGCCTTCCGCAAGGTCGACTTCCTGCGCGCGATGCGCGACTACGCGGCCCGCCACCGCCGCTACGGGGGCTGA
- a CDS encoding OmpA family protein, translating to MGRLRAGAVVAVASATLVFGLPGGVAGADDGPTVPPGSVTTSPPPDVDASSPGLRLADGAQLAPAKVLDIKSVVEDLGGEERREDTNTDVKFALQAEVLFDKDKFALDPSGRARIKAIGEEAKKQRARTVRVFGFTDNLGSYAHGKTLSKRRADIVHDELAQYLGPEVTFEVRGYSEDYPIADNTTEEGRRKNRRVEVSFPRTG from the coding sequence ATGGGGCGGCTTCGGGCGGGGGCTGTGGTGGCGGTCGCTTCGGCGACGCTCGTCTTCGGGCTCCCCGGGGGAGTGGCCGGCGCCGATGACGGCCCCACCGTGCCGCCGGGGAGCGTGACCACCTCGCCGCCCCCCGACGTCGATGCGAGCAGTCCCGGGCTCCGTCTCGCCGACGGCGCGCAGCTCGCGCCGGCCAAAGTGCTCGACATCAAGTCCGTCGTCGAGGACCTCGGCGGCGAGGAACGCCGCGAGGACACGAACACCGACGTCAAATTCGCCCTCCAGGCCGAAGTCCTCTTCGACAAGGACAAATTCGCCCTCGACCCCTCCGGCCGGGCCCGCATCAAGGCCATCGGAGAGGAGGCGAAGAAGCAACGGGCCCGCACCGTCCGCGTCTTCGGTTTCACCGACAACCTCGGCAGCTACGCCCACGGCAAAACGCTCTCGAAACGCCGCGCCGACATCGTCCACGACGAACTCGCCCAGTACCTCGGCCCCGAAGTCACCTTCGAGGTCCGCGGCTACAGCGAGGACTACCCCATCGCCGACAACACCACGGAGGAAGGCCGCCGCAAGAACCGCCGCGTCGAGGTCTCCTTCCCCCGCACGGGCTGA
- a CDS encoding AAA family ATPase: MTGGPGAGKTTLLDALARRGHPITAEAGRAIIRMQRACGGDALPWADRARFAELMVARDAATYAGADRAGPPVFFDRGLPDTIGYLRLEDLSVPPALPRAARALPYHPRVLLAPFWPDIYRLDEERAQSPAVARRTGEMIAAVYEEYGYEVVPLPCVDVAGRVAFVEELFGASPALRPVCGPR, encoded by the coding sequence GTGACGGGCGGGCCGGGGGCCGGGAAGACGACGCTGCTCGACGCGCTGGCGCGGCGCGGCCACCCGATCACGGCGGAGGCGGGTCGCGCCATCATCCGGATGCAGCGGGCGTGCGGCGGGGACGCGCTCCCGTGGGCCGACCGGGCGCGCTTCGCGGAGCTGATGGTCGCGCGGGACGCCGCCACGTACGCCGGAGCCGACCGCGCCGGGCCGCCGGTCTTCTTCGACCGGGGCCTGCCCGACACGATCGGCTACCTCCGTCTGGAGGACCTCTCCGTGCCGCCCGCGCTCCCCCGCGCGGCCCGCGCGCTCCCGTACCACCCGCGTGTCCTCCTCGCGCCCTTCTGGCCGGACATCTACCGCCTCGACGAGGAGCGCGCCCAGTCGCCCGCCGTGGCGCGGCGCACGGGCGAGATGATCGCGGCGGTGTACGAGGAGTACGGCTACGAGGTCGTGCCGCTGCCGTGTGTCGACGTGGCCGGGCGGGTCGCGTTCGTCGAGGAGCTGTTCGGGGCCTCCCCCGCGCTCAGACCGGTTTGCGGGCCTCGATGA
- the mgrA gene encoding L-glyceraldehyde 3-phosphate reductase, with the protein MSDNAFFQAADGRYDTMEYRRTGRSGLLLPAVSLGLWHNFGDDRSLDSQREILRHAFDLGITHFDLANNYGPPAGSAELNFGKLLAQDFAPYRDELVLSTKAGYRMTPGPYGEWGSRKYLLNSLDASLRRMGTDYVDIFYSHRFDPDTPLEETMGALATAVQQGKALYVGVSSYSSEQTAEAARILRELGVPALIHQPSYSMIERWTEKDSLLDTLETAGMGCISFVPLAQGVLTGKYLGGIPEGSRATQGKSLDPTTLTEERIKKLNELNEIASGRGQTLAQLALSWVLRDPRMTSALIGASSTRQLDENVAAVSAPALTERELERIDALTVEW; encoded by the coding sequence ATGTCAGACAACGCTTTCTTCCAGGCGGCGGACGGCCGTTACGACACCATGGAGTACCGGCGCACGGGCCGCAGCGGCCTGCTGCTGCCCGCCGTTTCGCTCGGCCTGTGGCACAACTTCGGCGACGACCGCTCCCTGGACTCGCAGCGCGAGATCCTGCGGCACGCCTTCGACCTCGGCATCACCCACTTCGACCTCGCGAACAACTACGGCCCCCCGGCGGGCTCGGCGGAGCTGAACTTCGGCAAGCTCCTCGCCCAGGACTTCGCCCCGTACCGGGACGAGCTGGTCCTCTCGACCAAGGCGGGCTACCGGATGACCCCGGGCCCGTACGGCGAGTGGGGTTCGCGCAAGTACCTGCTGAACTCGCTCGACGCCTCGCTGCGCCGGATGGGCACCGACTACGTCGACATCTTCTACTCGCACCGCTTCGACCCCGACACCCCGCTGGAGGAGACGATGGGCGCGCTCGCGACCGCCGTCCAGCAGGGCAAGGCGCTGTACGTGGGTGTCTCCTCGTACTCCTCGGAGCAGACCGCCGAGGCGGCCCGCATCCTGCGCGAGCTGGGCGTTCCCGCGCTCATCCACCAGCCCTCGTACTCGATGATCGAGCGGTGGACCGAGAAGGACAGCCTCCTCGACACGCTGGAGACGGCCGGGATGGGCTGCATCTCCTTCGTGCCGCTCGCGCAGGGCGTGCTCACGGGCAAGTACCTGGGCGGCATCCCGGAGGGTTCGCGGGCCACGCAGGGCAAGTCGCTGGACCCGACGACGCTGACCGAGGAGCGGATCAAGAAGCTCAACGAGCTGAACGAGATCGCCTCCGGTCGCGGCCAGACCCTCGCGCAGCTCGCGCTGAGCTGGGTCCTGCGCGACCCCCGGATGACCTCCGCGCTCATCGGCGCCTCCTCGACCCGCCAGCTCGACGAGAACGTGGCGGCCGTGTCGGCGCCCGCGCTCACGGAGCGGGAGCTGGAGCGGATCGACGCGCTGACGGTGGAGTGGTGA
- a CDS encoding sensor histidine kinase — MTPLTGTPERRARRYGTYETNARGPYETNGARGAQEGRYGNRYEAPHEPDQHAPRPAPPVPASPPPAHALAALCRHVIGARLAVLALGIPFALRSAEPGASRTLAVTAALLSLLGSYAVLRHWERVVPLLLRHPTLLAVDLAATTVLLLVATAASPLGYAAVATPLLAALLYTRRWAVFFTVLQLAILAALATPPAAPRTGVLLVAGFCLAAAVAGATLRTFVHRLLAASTTLAETRERLAVAEALAAERARLARDMHDTVAKTLHGVALAAEALSTTEDPAVVRGDAAHVARAARRAATESRVLLGGLRRRTDDPGGPVDLVPELDALLAAHTDRTAAPATRSALGPAPLLAPATARTLLLVTAEALENTARHARARHVVLVYGTEPVTGRLVLAVRDDGVGLPPGLPGPQELAARGHYGLLGLRERLATLPCPTRLTIGAPPRGPGTEVRAELTLPTDREEPEDHAHRSA; from the coding sequence GTGACCCCCCTGACCGGGACACCCGAACGCCGCGCACGGCGCTACGGCACGTACGAGACGAACGCGCGGGGCCCGTACGAGACGAACGGCGCGCGGGGCGCGCAGGAGGGCCGGTACGGGAACCGGTACGAGGCCCCGCACGAGCCCGACCAGCACGCCCCCCGCCCGGCGCCCCCCGTCCCCGCGTCCCCGCCTCCGGCCCACGCCCTCGCCGCGCTGTGCCGCCACGTCATCGGCGCCCGCCTCGCCGTCCTCGCCCTCGGCATCCCCTTCGCCCTGCGCTCGGCGGAGCCCGGCGCCTCGCGCACCCTCGCCGTCACCGCCGCGCTCCTGAGCCTGCTCGGCTCGTACGCGGTGCTGCGCCACTGGGAGCGCGTCGTCCCGCTCCTGCTGCGCCACCCCACGCTCCTCGCCGTCGACCTCGCCGCGACGACCGTGCTCCTCCTGGTCGCGACGGCCGCCTCGCCGCTCGGCTACGCGGCCGTCGCGACGCCCCTGCTCGCCGCGCTCCTCTACACCCGCCGCTGGGCCGTCTTCTTCACCGTCCTCCAGCTCGCGATCCTCGCCGCCCTCGCCACGCCGCCCGCCGCGCCCCGCACCGGCGTGCTCCTCGTCGCCGGCTTCTGCCTCGCCGCCGCCGTCGCGGGCGCGACGCTCCGCACTTTCGTGCACCGCCTCCTCGCCGCGAGCACGACCCTCGCCGAGACCCGCGAGCGCCTCGCCGTTGCCGAGGCGCTCGCCGCCGAACGCGCCCGCCTCGCCCGGGACATGCACGACACCGTCGCCAAGACCCTGCACGGCGTCGCCCTCGCGGCCGAGGCACTCTCCACGACCGAGGACCCCGCCGTCGTGCGCGGCGACGCCGCCCACGTCGCGCGTGCCGCCCGCCGCGCGGCCACCGAGTCGCGCGTCCTCCTCGGCGGCCTGCGCCGCCGCACCGACGACCCGGGCGGCCCCGTCGACCTCGTCCCCGAACTCGACGCCCTCCTCGCCGCCCACACCGACCGCACCGCCGCCCCCGCGACCCGCTCGGCCCTCGGCCCCGCCCCGCTCCTCGCCCCCGCCACGGCCCGCACCCTCCTCCTCGTCACAGCCGAGGCCCTGGAGAACACGGCCCGCCACGCCCGCGCGCGCCACGTCGTCCTCGTCTACGGCACCGAGCCCGTCACCGGCCGCCTCGTCCTCGCCGTCCGCGACGACGGCGTCGGCCTGCCGCCCGGCCTCCCCGGCCCCCAGGAACTCGCGGCGCGCGGCCACTACGGACTCCTCGGCCTGCGCGAACGCCTCGCGACCCTGCCGTGCCCCACCCGCCTCACGATCGGCGCGCCGCCGCGCGGACCGGGCACCGAGGTCCGAGCCGAACTGACCCTTCCCACCGACCGAGAGGAGCCCGAGGACCATGCCCATCGCTCCGCCTGA
- a CDS encoding type II secretion system F family protein, with protein sequence MTNGPVLLALGGTLLAGVLLVVAARLWAQGRAEREALVDRLAGDSHLGTRTRGSRRLAGLDRAVRRTRAGRALHRRLSSTGLPVSAGEFTLYALAGLALLWTVAATVLAPFFGPIAALVGAWSAYAFLNWQRAKRIEAFISQLPDVARLLANATAAGLALRTALAMAAEELENPAGEELSNVADQLALGRSIDEALDELSRRLPSRELVVLVTTLVLSNKAGGTVVGSLRNLTVTLEERKETRREVRTMLSEVNATAFTVPALGLGSLLLVNAQNDGALHRVTGSGLGQFLILLSLGLYTVGFFVIRRLGRIDV encoded by the coding sequence ATGACCAACGGACCCGTCCTCCTCGCCCTCGGCGGGACGCTGCTCGCCGGGGTCCTCCTCGTCGTCGCCGCGCGCCTGTGGGCGCAGGGCCGCGCCGAGCGCGAAGCCCTCGTCGACCGCCTCGCGGGCGACAGCCACCTCGGCACCCGTACAAGAGGCTCCCGCCGCCTCGCCGGGCTCGACCGCGCCGTCCGCCGCACCCGCGCGGGCCGCGCTCTGCACCGCCGCCTCTCCTCGACAGGACTCCCGGTCTCCGCAGGCGAGTTCACCCTCTACGCCCTCGCCGGGCTCGCTCTCCTGTGGACCGTCGCCGCCACCGTCCTCGCCCCCTTCTTCGGCCCCATCGCCGCCCTCGTCGGCGCCTGGTCCGCGTACGCCTTCCTCAACTGGCAGCGCGCCAAGCGCATAGAGGCGTTCATCAGCCAGCTCCCCGACGTCGCCCGCCTCCTGGCCAACGCGACCGCCGCCGGGCTCGCCCTGCGGACCGCGCTCGCGATGGCCGCCGAGGAGCTGGAGAACCCGGCGGGCGAGGAACTGAGCAACGTAGCCGACCAGTTGGCCCTCGGCCGCTCCATCGACGAAGCGCTCGACGAACTCTCGCGCCGCCTGCCGTCGCGCGAACTCGTCGTGCTCGTCACGACCTTGGTCCTCTCCAACAAGGCGGGCGGCACCGTCGTCGGCTCCCTGCGCAACCTCACCGTCACCCTGGAGGAGCGCAAGGAGACCCGGCGCGAGGTCCGCACCATGCTCTCCGAGGTCAACGCGACCGCCTTCACGGTCCCCGCGCTCGGCCTCGGCTCGCTCCTCCTCGTCAACGCCCAGAACGACGGCGCCCTCCACCGCGTCACCGGCTCGGGGCTCGGCCAGTTCCTCATCCTGCTCTCCCTCGGCCTCTACACCGTGGGCTTCTTCGTCATCCGCCGCCTCGGAAGGATCGACGTATGA
- a CDS encoding TadE/TadG family type IV pilus assembly protein, whose amino-acid sequence MTGAAHAVADGESIRTGTGRRHARTPGPRAARPTASRAHPTARRARDDRGSSLLEFAGFLPVLLLVGLAAIQLGLVGFAANQAGTGARAGARVASQAEGGNGVAAAHAAMTDGLDATVTPGGGGDTTTYTVAVRVPTLLPFVGKGWTVTRSATMPNDDTGEVTLP is encoded by the coding sequence ATGACGGGCGCGGCCCACGCCGTGGCGGACGGCGAGAGCATCCGTACGGGTACGGGGCGGCGTCACGCCCGTACCCCCGGCCCCCGCGCGGCCCGTCCCACCGCGAGCCGTGCCCATCCCACCGCGCGCCGTGCCCGCGACGACCGCGGCAGCTCCCTCCTCGAATTCGCCGGGTTCCTGCCCGTGCTCCTCCTCGTCGGCCTCGCCGCCATCCAGCTCGGCCTCGTCGGCTTCGCCGCGAACCAGGCCGGGACCGGCGCCCGCGCCGGGGCGCGCGTCGCCTCGCAGGCCGAGGGCGGCAACGGGGTCGCCGCGGCGCACGCCGCCATGACCGACGGGCTCGACGCCACCGTCACGCCCGGCGGGGGCGGCGACACCACGACGTACACCGTCGCCGTCCGCGTACCGACCCTGCTGCCCTTCGTCGGCAAGGGCTGGACCGTCACCCGTTCCGCGACCATGCCCAACGACGACACCGGGGAGGTGACCCTGCCGTGA